One Pseudomonas sp. AN-1 genomic region harbors:
- a CDS encoding O-antigen ligase family protein, with product MLQNSNRLERVLVASVLILLVWLPLPLGSNRDWSMGLLAALVGLIGCVWGVALWRNALPASKALRPALPMFALLLSSQAWVAVQWLGGLTVDVGATFQYLMLGLAYSLLFLMVVSLFHTRRRLTLLLSVVVISGTFQAFYGAFMTLSGSEGLLASMGLGHAEVTSGTYVNRNHLAGYLEMTLACGIGLLLALRDGQPFRWVNLLELLMGPKARLRLALVVMVIALVMTRSRMGNMAFFASLMVVGAVFILLNREHRLRNGLILASLVLIDMLVISQYFGFDRLRDRLVETRLNDVVVEGQVVQRANEIRDDVFAYTVPLMMDKPLVGQGAGSFEAVFPRYAGEDVRNHFDHAHNDYIQFVIEYGLIGTLPLAAFVLLALWRALQALWRRESLYRSGVGFGAAMGIVAIGIHSSVDFNLQIPANAASFVALCAIAVLANQHSNPRRRSAAFE from the coding sequence CCTGGTCGCCTCGGTCCTGATCCTGCTGGTGTGGCTGCCGCTGCCGCTGGGCAGCAATCGCGACTGGTCGATGGGGCTGCTGGCGGCACTGGTCGGCCTGATCGGCTGCGTCTGGGGTGTCGCCCTGTGGCGTAACGCCCTGCCGGCGAGCAAGGCACTCAGACCGGCACTGCCGATGTTCGCTTTGTTGCTGTCGAGCCAGGCCTGGGTGGCGGTGCAGTGGCTCGGCGGGCTGACGGTGGATGTCGGTGCAACCTTCCAGTACCTGATGCTCGGCCTCGCCTACAGCCTGCTGTTCCTGATGGTCGTCAGCCTGTTCCATACCCGCCGGCGCCTGACCCTGCTGCTCAGTGTCGTGGTGATCAGCGGTACCTTCCAGGCCTTCTATGGCGCCTTCATGACACTGTCCGGCAGCGAAGGCCTGCTGGCCTCCATGGGGCTCGGTCATGCGGAAGTGACCAGCGGCACCTACGTCAACCGCAACCACCTGGCCGGCTATTTGGAGATGACCCTGGCCTGTGGCATCGGCCTGCTGCTGGCGCTGCGCGATGGCCAGCCGTTCCGCTGGGTGAACCTGCTCGAGCTGCTGATGGGGCCGAAGGCGCGCCTGCGCCTGGCGCTGGTAGTGATGGTGATCGCCCTGGTGATGACCCGCTCGCGCATGGGCAACATGGCCTTCTTCGCCAGCCTGATGGTGGTCGGTGCGGTCTTCATCCTGCTCAACCGCGAGCATCGGCTGCGCAACGGCCTGATCCTCGCCAGCCTCGTCCTGATCGACATGCTGGTGATCAGTCAGTACTTCGGTTTCGACCGCCTGAGGGATCGCCTGGTGGAGACGCGCCTGAACGACGTGGTGGTCGAGGGGCAGGTAGTCCAGCGGGCCAACGAAATCCGTGACGACGTATTCGCCTACACGGTGCCGCTGATGATGGACAAGCCGCTGGTCGGGCAGGGCGCCGGCAGCTTCGAGGCAGTGTTCCCCAGGTATGCGGGCGAGGACGTGCGCAACCACTTCGATCACGCCCACAACGACTACATCCAGTTCGTCATCGAGTACGGCCTGATCGGCACGCTGCCGCTGGCGGCGTTCGTGCTGCTGGCGCTGTGGCGTGCCCTGCAGGCCCTGTGGCGGCGCGAGTCGCTGTACCGCAGCGGCGTCGGTTTCGGTGCGGCGATGGGCATCGTCGCCATCGGCATCCACTCCAGCGTCGACTTCAACCTGCAGATTCCCGCCAACGCCGCCAGCTTCGTGGCGCTCTGCGCGATTGCCGTGCTGGCCAACCAGCACAGCAACCCGCGGCGCCGGTCCGCAGCGTTCGAGTGA